From Algoriphagus sp. NG3, the proteins below share one genomic window:
- a CDS encoding sulfatase-like hydrolase/transferase, with protein sequence MKHPRFLLIAAFLISSEISAQDTLPFPTTPSASIAMETMEESTHQHRKEVNHLPSDAPNIIIVLIDDAGPALPDTYGGEVHTPTFTKLAGRGISYNRFHSTAMCSPTRASLLTGRNHTRVGNGQITEWANDWDGFSGVIPKTSATVAEILRNYGYSTSAFGKWHNTNPAHTSKAGPFHEWPTGYGFEYFYGFLGGETSQYEPTLVRNNGYVEHPPKTVEEGYHLTDDLADDAIKWIENHQALQPNKPFFMYWAPGAVHGPHHVANKWAQKYKGKFDDGWDAYRSRVFERQKEFGWIPENTILTERPETMAAWDDIPEDEKDFQIRLMEVFAGFAEHADYNVGRIVEAVEEMGIGDNTLIFYIWGDNGSSAEGQNGTISELLAQNQIPTEISDHIRVMNEDLGGLDALGGPKTDNMYHAGWA encoded by the coding sequence ATGAAGCACCCACGGTTTTTATTAATTGCAGCTTTCCTTATTTCAAGCGAGATATCCGCTCAGGACACTTTACCTTTTCCTACTACTCCTTCTGCAAGTATTGCAATGGAAACCATGGAGGAATCAACCCATCAGCACCGCAAAGAGGTAAACCATTTGCCTTCGGATGCACCTAACATAATAATTGTTTTAATAGATGATGCGGGGCCTGCATTACCAGATACTTATGGGGGGGAAGTCCATACGCCAACTTTCACCAAACTGGCCGGTCGTGGTATTTCCTATAACAGATTTCATTCTACCGCCATGTGTTCACCTACACGAGCCTCACTTTTAACAGGACGAAACCATACCCGTGTTGGCAATGGTCAAATTACCGAATGGGCCAACGATTGGGATGGGTTTAGCGGAGTAATCCCCAAGACTTCGGCTACTGTTGCAGAGATTCTAAGAAACTATGGTTATAGCACTTCAGCTTTCGGGAAGTGGCATAACACCAATCCCGCACACACTTCAAAGGCAGGCCCTTTTCATGAATGGCCTACAGGTTACGGATTCGAATATTTCTATGGTTTTTTGGGTGGCGAAACATCGCAATATGAACCGACTTTGGTAAGAAATAACGGATACGTTGAGCATCCTCCTAAGACTGTGGAAGAAGGTTATCACCTCACCGATGATTTGGCGGATGATGCAATAAAATGGATTGAAAACCATCAGGCCTTACAGCCTAATAAACCATTTTTTATGTATTGGGCCCCTGGAGCTGTGCATGGTCCGCACCATGTGGCAAACAAATGGGCTCAAAAATACAAGGGGAAGTTTGATGATGGCTGGGACGCTTATAGAAGCCGTGTTTTTGAGAGACAAAAAGAATTTGGATGGATTCCGGAGAACACCATTTTGACAGAGCGTCCCGAAACTATGGCAGCCTGGGATGATATTCCAGAAGACGAGAAAGACTTTCAAATAAGATTGATGGAAGTGTTTGCAGGATTTGCCGAGCATGCAGATTATAATGTTGGTCGTATTGTAGAGGCGGTTGAGGAAATGGGAATAGGGGATAATACCTTGATATTTTATATATGGGGCGACAACGGCAGTAGTGCTGAAGGGCAAAATGGAACTATCAGCGAGCTCTTGGCCCAAAATCAAATTCCCACTGAAATATCCGATCACATTCGGGTAATGAATGAGGATTTAGGTGGTTTAGATGCTTTGGGAGGCCCAAAGACGGATAATATGTATCATGCAGGATGGGCATGA